The Candidatus Binatia bacterium genome window below encodes:
- the yajC gene encoding preprotein translocase subunit YajC gives MNAPDAGALIQMAPFALILVVFYFLLIRPQQKKAKETQEMLDNLKVGDPIISTGGIHGKIVKLGEGDVQVEVAPKVQIKLSRSAVGQVNRPGKTEEKS, from the coding sequence ATGAACGCACCCGACGCAGGCGCCCTGATTCAGATGGCCCCATTCGCGCTGATCCTGGTCGTCTTTTACTTCTTGCTGATCCGACCGCAGCAGAAGAAGGCGAAAGAGACCCAGGAGATGCTCGACAATCTGAAGGTCGGGGATCCGATCATCTCCACCGGCGGAATCCACGGTAAGATCGTCAAGCTCGGTGAGGGGGACGTTCAGGTCGAGGTCGCCCCCAAAGTACAGATCAAGCTCTCGCGCAGCGCCGTCGGTCAGGTGAACCGACCCGGAAAGACCGAGGAAAAGTCCTAA
- the tgt gene encoding tRNA guanosine(34) transglycosylase Tgt, with protein sequence MAASGTPESSAQEGSQPLGFEVLGRAKASGARRGRLWTAHGSVETPAFMPVGTYGAVKAMAPWEIEGLGAEIILSNAYHLELRPGSKQIARLGGLHRFMGWDRAILTDSGGFQIFSLKDLRRIDESGVEFKSHVDGSRHRFRPEDIIEVQENLGVDVAMVLDECAAGNAPRSEVEEARARTTRWAKRARAARTRTDQQVFAIVQGGLDKTLREQSAAELADLGFDGYAVGGLSVGEDRQATYEVAAHTVALLPEDRPRYLMGVGTPEELVRYTAMGFDLFDCVLPTRNARNGMAFTSEGRLAIRNSAHREDAAPLDPECSCAACERFSRAYLRHLFVTNEMLAARALTTHNLHFYLSRMARLRSALDEGRFEQEAAAFLTATGGPEASASDGERN encoded by the coding sequence ATGGCGGCGTCCGGGACACCAGAGAGTTCGGCCCAGGAGGGCTCGCAGCCCCTGGGTTTCGAGGTCCTCGGACGCGCCAAGGCATCGGGCGCCCGCCGTGGGCGCCTTTGGACCGCTCACGGCTCGGTTGAGACGCCCGCTTTCATGCCCGTCGGCACCTATGGTGCGGTGAAGGCGATGGCGCCCTGGGAAATCGAGGGGCTCGGCGCCGAGATAATCCTCTCGAATGCCTACCACCTCGAGCTGCGCCCGGGATCGAAGCAGATTGCCCGGCTTGGTGGGCTACATCGCTTCATGGGATGGGACCGGGCGATCCTGACCGACAGCGGCGGTTTCCAGATCTTCAGCTTGAAGGACCTCCGCCGGATCGACGAGTCCGGCGTCGAGTTCAAGAGCCACGTCGACGGGAGCCGCCACCGGTTCCGGCCCGAGGACATCATCGAGGTTCAGGAGAACCTCGGTGTCGACGTCGCCATGGTCCTGGACGAGTGCGCCGCCGGGAACGCGCCGCGCTCGGAGGTCGAAGAGGCGCGGGCCCGGACGACGCGGTGGGCCAAGCGAGCCCGTGCGGCCCGCACGCGCACCGATCAGCAGGTCTTCGCCATCGTCCAGGGAGGTCTGGACAAGACGCTGCGTGAGCAGAGCGCGGCTGAGCTTGCCGACCTCGGATTCGACGGATACGCAGTGGGCGGCCTGTCCGTCGGGGAGGACCGTCAGGCGACCTACGAGGTTGCGGCGCATACGGTGGCGCTCCTGCCCGAGGATCGCCCTCGCTACCTCATGGGCGTCGGGACTCCCGAGGAACTGGTTCGATACACGGCAATGGGATTCGATCTCTTCGACTGCGTGCTTCCGACGCGCAATGCACGCAACGGAATGGCCTTCACTTCCGAGGGACGGCTGGCTATCCGGAATTCTGCGCACCGCGAGGATGCGGCACCGCTCGATCCCGAGTGCTCGTGCGCGGCATGCGAGCGCTTCAGCCGCGCTTATCTCCGGCACCTCTTCGTGACCAACGAGATGCTGGCGGCGCGGGCGCTCACCACGCACAATCTCCACTTCTATTTGAGTCGTATGGCCCGTCTGCGAAGTGCCCTGGACGAGGGGCGTTTCGAGCAGGAGGCAGCGGCATTCCTGACCGCCACGGGCGGTCCGGAGGCATCCGCTTCCGACGGGGAAAGGAACTGA
- the queA gene encoding tRNA preQ1(34) S-adenosylmethionine ribosyltransferase-isomerase QueA produces the protein MGTSPFEFDLPPDRIAQEPAAERDGAKLLVLSRSGDGSPSHRWIVDLPGLLEEGDLLVANRSRVFPARLRAERETGGRVELLLLEETAPTTWRAIARPMRRLRIGESLRLVGRDGPSEDKVEIIHLEAGTLEISFGAGAAPLALAQRFGETPLPPYILRPNGPTDVDRDRYQTVFARELGSVAAPTAGLHLSERLLKQLAARGVRFAEVVLHVGPATFMAGQPGRETLAVEPERYEVPEETRKAIAETRGRGRVIAVGTTTTRALEAAARSGWPAGLQTTDLVLRPGAEFRAIDALLTNFHLPESSLLSLVCGFAGTAHTEQAYRAALEGGYRFYSYGDAMVVLP, from the coding sequence GTGGGGACTAGTCCGTTCGAGTTCGACCTTCCACCGGATCGAATTGCGCAGGAGCCTGCGGCCGAGCGAGACGGCGCGAAGCTGCTCGTTCTCTCGCGATCGGGGGACGGCTCCCCCTCCCATCGATGGATCGTCGACCTGCCGGGGCTGCTCGAAGAGGGCGATCTCCTGGTCGCGAACCGAAGTCGGGTCTTCCCCGCGCGGCTGCGGGCAGAGCGCGAAACCGGCGGAAGGGTGGAGCTCCTCCTCCTCGAGGAGACGGCACCTACGACGTGGCGTGCGATCGCACGACCGATGCGGCGGCTGCGCATAGGTGAGTCGCTTCGGCTCGTGGGGCGCGACGGCCCGAGTGAGGACAAGGTCGAGATCATCCATCTCGAAGCTGGCACGTTGGAGATCTCTTTCGGTGCGGGAGCGGCCCCACTCGCTTTGGCGCAGCGGTTCGGCGAAACGCCTCTGCCTCCGTACATCCTTCGTCCGAATGGGCCGACCGACGTCGATCGCGACCGCTACCAGACCGTCTTCGCCCGCGAGCTCGGCTCAGTGGCGGCGCCGACCGCCGGTCTCCATCTGTCGGAGCGGCTCCTCAAGCAACTGGCCGCGCGTGGGGTCCGGTTCGCAGAGGTCGTACTTCACGTCGGCCCGGCAACCTTCATGGCCGGGCAGCCCGGGCGTGAGACGCTGGCGGTCGAGCCCGAGCGTTACGAAGTCCCCGAAGAGACGCGCAAGGCCATCGCGGAGACCCGGGGACGGGGCCGCGTGATCGCGGTCGGGACGACGACGACCCGCGCGCTGGAAGCGGCTGCGCGCAGCGGGTGGCCCGCGGGCCTCCAGACGACCGATCTCGTGTTGCGGCCCGGTGCGGAGTTTCGCGCCATCGACGCGCTCCTCACGAACTTCCACCTGCCGGAGTCCTCGCTGCTGTCGCTGGTGTGCGGATTCGCCGGAACGGCGCACACCGAGCAGGCCTATCGAGCCGCGCTCGAGGGGGGCTACCGCTTCTACAGCTACGGAGACGCCATGGTGGTCCTGCCCTAG
- a CDS encoding slipin family protein — MTPLAVFVVILVLLVMSGVKIIQEYERGVIFRLGRSVGVRGPGIIIVIPLIESIQRVDLRTVTMDIPAQEVITRDNVSVKVSAVLYFRVVEPQSAVIAIENYVYASNMIGQTTLRSVCGQVELDELLAEREKVNAQIQTIVDQQTEPWGVKVSTVEIKDIDLPTDMQRAIARQAEAERERRAKVISAEGEFQASQKLADAAAVLGTHPMALTLRYLQSLSEIAGPNNSTTLFPVPIDLVRPFLDAQGKSGD, encoded by the coding sequence ATGACCCCGTTGGCCGTATTTGTCGTGATCCTGGTCTTGCTGGTGATGAGTGGTGTGAAGATCATCCAGGAATATGAGCGTGGCGTGATCTTCCGCCTCGGGCGGAGCGTCGGGGTTCGCGGCCCGGGCATCATCATTGTGATTCCGCTGATCGAGTCGATCCAGCGGGTGGATCTGCGCACGGTGACAATGGACATCCCGGCGCAGGAGGTCATCACCCGCGACAACGTGTCAGTGAAGGTGAGCGCGGTGCTGTACTTCCGCGTCGTCGAGCCACAGTCGGCCGTCATCGCGATTGAGAACTACGTCTATGCATCCAACATGATCGGCCAGACGACGCTGCGCAGTGTCTGTGGCCAGGTGGAACTCGATGAGCTTCTGGCCGAGCGCGAGAAGGTGAACGCACAGATCCAGACGATCGTCGATCAGCAGACCGAGCCGTGGGGGGTGAAGGTCTCGACGGTCGAGATCAAGGACATCGATCTTCCAACCGACATGCAGCGCGCGATCGCCCGGCAGGCGGAGGCGGAGCGTGAGCGGCGAGCGAAGGTGATCTCGGCCGAGGGTGAGTTCCAGGCCTCGCAGAAGCTCGCGGATGCCGCCGCCGTGCTGGGGACGCACCCGATGGCCCTGACGCTGCGCTACCTCCAGTCGCTCAGCGAGATCGCCGGACCGAACAACTCGACGACGCTGTTCCCGGTTCCGATCGACCTGGTTCGGCCGTTCCTCGACGCCCAGGGCAAGAGTGGGGACTAG
- a CDS encoding nodulation protein NfeD encodes MGRHSASYAASRDGRRLKRLGALLFVVLPLALAALDAQASPRVLWLRVDGAISPASADFIADGLRAAEEQKAAALVIEIDTPGGLLTSTRTIVKALLASPVPVIAYVAPGGAGAASAGVFVVMAANIAAMAPGTNIGASTPVEGGGGDIAGAMGAKVKSFTASFAKAIAEQRGRNAQWATRAVRRAVSATDREALAKNVIDLIATDVDDLLAKADGRTVTIGEKEQVLHVAGATLVRMEMTLRQEVLMLLADPSIAYMLMLAGLLGLYLELSHPGTLVPGLVGGLCLAISLASFQILPIDTTGVLLIVLGLALLVAELFLPSFGIVGGVGVIAFVLGSLFLFDESEPGVYVDRMLIGSAAAAVGLAMLTVATLVVRAMRGRPTTGREALVGSVGEMRTRAAPRGTIFVHGEIWKAESAEPIDEGCPARVLEVDGLTLHVAPLGGERTKE; translated from the coding sequence GTGGGAAGACATTCAGCAAGTTATGCAGCGTCTCGGGATGGCAGGCGGCTGAAGCGCCTCGGCGCTCTTCTGTTCGTCGTCCTGCCGCTCGCGCTCGCCGCGCTCGACGCGCAGGCTTCACCGCGCGTGCTCTGGTTGCGCGTCGACGGCGCGATCAGTCCAGCCAGCGCGGACTTCATCGCCGACGGCTTGCGGGCAGCGGAGGAGCAAAAGGCCGCGGCGCTCGTGATCGAGATCGACACGCCTGGGGGTCTCCTCACGTCGACGCGAACCATCGTGAAGGCGCTGTTGGCCTCGCCGGTCCCCGTAATTGCCTATGTGGCGCCCGGTGGAGCGGGCGCGGCGTCCGCCGGGGTTTTCGTGGTGATGGCCGCAAACATCGCGGCGATGGCTCCCGGAACGAACATCGGCGCGAGTACGCCCGTCGAAGGTGGCGGTGGGGACATCGCCGGCGCGATGGGGGCCAAGGTGAAGAGCTTTACGGCCTCCTTCGCGAAAGCGATCGCGGAACAACGGGGCCGGAACGCGCAATGGGCCACGCGGGCGGTGCGTCGCGCGGTGTCCGCGACCGACCGCGAGGCTCTTGCGAAGAACGTGATCGATCTCATCGCGACCGACGTCGACGACCTGCTGGCAAAGGCCGATGGCCGCACAGTGACGATTGGGGAGAAGGAGCAGGTGCTGCACGTCGCCGGGGCGACGCTCGTCCGCATGGAGATGACGCTGCGGCAGGAGGTTCTGATGCTCCTCGCCGACCCGAGCATCGCGTACATGCTCATGCTCGCCGGGTTGCTCGGGCTTTACCTCGAGCTCTCGCACCCGGGGACGCTGGTGCCGGGTCTCGTCGGCGGCCTCTGCCTCGCGATTTCGCTCGCGTCGTTTCAGATCTTGCCGATCGACACGACGGGGGTCCTTCTCATCGTCCTGGGCCTGGCGCTCCTGGTTGCCGAGCTCTTCCTTCCGAGCTTCGGGATCGTGGGGGGCGTTGGGGTGATCGCCTTCGTCCTCGGGTCGCTGTTCTTGTTCGATGAGTCGGAGCCCGGGGTCTACGTGGACCGAATGCTGATCGGGAGCGCAGCGGCTGCAGTGGGGCTTGCGATGCTGACGGTTGCGACATTGGTCGTGCGGGCGATGCGCGGCCGTCCGACGACGGGTAGGGAGGCCCTTGTCGGGAGCGTCGGTGAGATGCGAACTCGGGCTGCGCCGAGAGGAACGATCTTCGTTCACGGCGAGATTTGGAAGGCCGAGTCGGCCGAGCCGATCGACGAGGGGTGCCCTGCGCGGGTGCTCGAAGTTGATGGCCTCACGTTGCACGTGGCTCCGCTGGGCGGAGAGAGGACAAAAGAATGA
- a CDS encoding uracil-DNA glycosylase codes for MSQVIRSLARDLAAHVEWMALSGVDELTPSLAWPRGEAAEATPELPGAAAAEPQVAVRPDEAVAGGLAATDLGALRSELGDCSRCRLSATRTQIVFGTGNPDARIVFVGEGPGRDEDQQGQPFVGRAGALLTDIIEKGMKIDRSEVYICNVVKCRPPDNRNPEPEEVSACSPFLIRQIELVKPEVIVALGKFAAQTLLQTTRPITRLRGEWHEYHGIALMPTFHPAHLLRNPSFKRQVWEDIQQVMQRLGMAGG; via the coding sequence ATGTCACAAGTCATCCGGAGTCTCGCACGCGATCTTGCCGCGCATGTGGAATGGATGGCGCTGTCGGGTGTCGACGAGCTCACGCCGAGCCTGGCGTGGCCGAGGGGCGAAGCTGCCGAGGCCACGCCCGAGTTGCCCGGAGCCGCTGCTGCTGAGCCGCAGGTCGCGGTACGGCCCGACGAGGCCGTGGCCGGTGGTCTGGCGGCGACCGATCTGGGGGCGCTCCGCTCCGAACTCGGCGACTGTTCTCGGTGTCGGTTGTCGGCGACCCGAACGCAGATTGTCTTCGGCACCGGGAACCCGGACGCACGGATCGTCTTCGTGGGGGAGGGGCCGGGGCGCGATGAGGACCAGCAAGGCCAGCCGTTCGTCGGGCGCGCCGGCGCCTTGCTCACCGACATCATCGAAAAGGGCATGAAGATCGATCGCTCCGAGGTTTACATCTGCAACGTCGTGAAGTGCCGGCCGCCGGACAATCGCAACCCGGAGCCGGAAGAGGTGTCGGCGTGCTCCCCGTTCCTGATCCGTCAAATCGAACTCGTGAAGCCCGAAGTGATCGTCGCCCTCGGGAAGTTCGCAGCGCAGACTCTTCTGCAGACGACGCGTCCGATCACCCGTTTGCGCGGCGAATGGCATGAGTACCATGGCATTGCGCTGATGCCGACGTTCCATCCGGCGCACCTGCTGCGGAACCCCAGTTTCAAGAGGCAAGTGTGGGAAGACATTCAGCAAGTTATGCAGCGTCTCGGGATGGCAGGCGGCTGA
- a CDS encoding zinc dependent phospholipase C family protein yields the protein MSQLALLLAAAAAIVLAPSDAWAWGPVTHLVHGAMLLERLPMLPPDVASLLARFPYEYLYGCIGADIVQAKKFTKSLYTHCHHWRTGWEVLDGATTESEQAFARGYLSHLASDTFSHNYYLPVRLISSFRSTSMQHVYWEARFDANQAEERWPLLTLVASNLYPHCDELVERIVERTLFSFRTNKRIFDSLLALQRLEYWQTVMQRATDSQRHPLPREDIERFNGLCANAIVDLMQNGRGAACQADDPTGQENLDRAKRIRNRLRGLARRGVLDEEREREILASAIPPLEASLGSPS from the coding sequence ATGTCACAACTCGCGCTTCTTCTCGCAGCCGCCGCTGCCATCGTTCTCGCCCCAAGCGACGCCTGGGCCTGGGGACCGGTCACACACCTCGTCCACGGGGCCATGCTCCTTGAGCGGCTGCCCATGCTGCCGCCGGACGTTGCCTCACTGCTGGCGAGGTTTCCGTACGAGTACCTTTACGGGTGCATCGGCGCCGACATCGTCCAGGCGAAGAAGTTCACGAAGAGCCTCTACACCCACTGCCACCACTGGCGCACCGGGTGGGAGGTCCTCGACGGCGCGACGACCGAAAGCGAGCAGGCCTTCGCCCGCGGGTATCTCTCGCACCTGGCGAGCGACACCTTCTCCCACAACTACTACTTGCCCGTCCGCCTGATCAGCAGCTTCCGCTCCACCTCGATGCAACACGTCTACTGGGAGGCACGATTCGACGCGAACCAGGCCGAAGAGAGGTGGCCCCTGCTCACTCTGGTCGCCTCGAATCTCTATCCGCACTGCGACGAGCTCGTGGAACGCATCGTCGAGCGAACCCTGTTCTCCTTCCGAACCAACAAGCGCATCTTCGACTCGCTACTCGCGCTCCAGCGGCTCGAGTACTGGCAAACCGTCATGCAGCGAGCGACCGATAGCCAACGCCATCCCCTGCCCCGCGAAGACATCGAGCGGTTCAACGGACTGTGCGCAAACGCAATCGTCGACCTGATGCAGAACGGCCGCGGCGCGGCCTGCCAGGCGGACGATCCGACCGGCCAAGAAAACCTCGACCGCGCCAAACGCATTCGGAACCGGCTCCGAGGATTGGCGCGGCGTGGGGTTCTCGACGAGGAGCGCGAACGCGAGATTCTCGCGAGCGCTATCCCCCCGCTCGAAGCATCGCTCGGGTCACCGAGCTAG
- the coaBC gene encoding bifunctional phosphopantothenoylcysteine decarboxylase/phosphopantothenate--cysteine ligase CoaBC, translating into MRLDGKTVLLGVSGGIAAYKAPEIVRALRQAGARVRVVLTRAAQEFVTPLSLQTVSGEAVATELFDLTQESEIGHIDLADNVDVILLAPATANLVAKAACGMADDLLTTVLLATRAPVVVAPAMNVHMYENAIVQENLTKLTTHGWAVVEPDSGALACGYDGPGRLPDADVLLEAVAAALAPDDLRGEAVVVTAGPTREYLDPVRFLSNRSSGKMGFAVARAAARRGARVVLVAGPCGLPDPRGVTTIRVETAEDMAEVVRRESASSTVVVAAAAVADYRPADRDSEKSAKKGGASNLALEATPDVVATAVPRGGGRIVVGFAAETTDVEERARGKLDRKALDLIVANDVTAEGAGFDVDTNVVTLIDANGQESLPMLAKDEVADAILSRVVTLRAKSETSPKRKSSKAG; encoded by the coding sequence GTGAGGCTCGACGGCAAGACCGTATTGCTCGGGGTAAGCGGCGGGATCGCCGCTTATAAGGCCCCGGAGATCGTGCGCGCGCTCCGCCAAGCCGGAGCACGGGTGCGGGTCGTCCTCACGCGGGCGGCGCAGGAGTTCGTGACACCGCTCTCGCTCCAGACCGTGTCCGGAGAGGCCGTCGCGACGGAGTTGTTCGACCTCACGCAAGAGTCGGAGATCGGTCACATCGATCTTGCGGACAACGTCGACGTGATCCTCCTGGCGCCCGCGACGGCGAACCTCGTCGCCAAGGCGGCCTGTGGAATGGCGGACGATCTCCTCACGACGGTTCTGCTCGCCACCCGCGCGCCGGTCGTCGTAGCTCCGGCGATGAACGTCCACATGTACGAGAACGCGATCGTACAAGAGAACCTGACCAAGCTGACCACGCACGGTTGGGCCGTGGTCGAACCGGACTCGGGCGCACTCGCGTGCGGCTACGATGGGCCCGGTCGGTTGCCGGATGCGGACGTTCTGCTCGAAGCGGTGGCCGCGGCGCTCGCGCCCGATGATCTTCGCGGTGAGGCGGTAGTGGTCACTGCGGGCCCGACGCGGGAGTACCTCGATCCGGTTCGCTTCCTGTCGAATCGGTCCTCCGGGAAGATGGGCTTCGCCGTCGCGCGCGCGGCCGCTCGGCGCGGGGCGCGGGTAGTTCTCGTCGCGGGACCCTGCGGGTTGCCCGACCCCCGCGGCGTCACGACGATTCGCGTAGAAACAGCGGAGGACATGGCGGAAGTGGTTCGTCGCGAATCCGCTAGTTCCACCGTGGTCGTGGCGGCGGCCGCTGTCGCGGACTACCGTCCGGCCGATCGTGATTCCGAGAAGTCGGCGAAGAAGGGCGGAGCGTCGAACCTCGCGCTCGAAGCCACGCCGGATGTGGTTGCGACGGCGGTCCCGAGAGGCGGCGGTCGAATCGTCGTGGGCTTTGCCGCCGAGACGACCGACGTCGAAGAGCGTGCACGCGGCAAGCTCGACCGGAAGGCTCTCGACCTGATCGTCGCAAACGACGTGACGGCGGAAGGGGCCGGCTTCGACGTGGACACGAACGTCGTGACGCTGATCGACGCGAACGGGCAGGAGTCCTTGCCCATGCTCGCGAAGGACGAAGTTGCCGACGCGATCCTGTCTCGTGTGGTTACCCTGCGCGCCAAGTCCGAGACGAGCCCGAAGCGCAAATCAAGCAAGGCCGGCTGA
- a CDS encoding lysylphosphatidylglycerol synthase transmembrane domain-containing protein, which produces MSRAIQIAVSLIITAAALWYSLAGVEFGEFLHDLGDARLIWLIPLVASSVGSLWLRARRWRILLETLGPIGDTPVFDATNIGFMGNMVLPLRAGEAIKPIVVARSGYVSIPAALATVALERLCDLIMLGLFAVLTLVLVPQADFLQGKTSFVAAGVGVALAGVVLVIRLAPWLEQKLDVVAGWLPEFLGGILREAGRGFLRSLAGLADMRVLVPVFVFTTVIWLLTVSSFMAVALALDIDAPLIALGFATTVIVALAVSVPSAPGFIGVFWAGSEVALGLFDIPKSMGFTFGVLSWLVQLVVIVLMGMWSMSRLKLSLADVREAASSEESA; this is translated from the coding sequence GTGAGTCGAGCCATTCAGATCGCAGTCTCGCTGATCATCACCGCGGCGGCGCTTTGGTACAGCCTGGCCGGCGTCGAATTCGGCGAGTTCCTTCACGACCTAGGCGATGCGCGCCTGATCTGGCTGATTCCCCTGGTGGCCTCGAGCGTCGGTTCGCTTTGGCTGCGAGCACGCCGTTGGCGCATCCTCCTGGAGACTCTCGGGCCGATCGGGGACACCCCCGTCTTTGACGCGACGAACATCGGGTTCATGGGCAACATGGTGTTGCCGCTGCGTGCCGGCGAAGCGATCAAGCCGATTGTCGTCGCTCGGTCCGGCTATGTGAGCATTCCTGCGGCTCTCGCGACGGTCGCGCTCGAGCGCCTGTGTGATCTGATCATGCTCGGTCTGTTCGCGGTCCTAACGTTGGTCCTCGTGCCGCAGGCCGATTTCCTTCAAGGCAAGACCAGCTTCGTCGCTGCCGGCGTCGGCGTGGCGCTCGCGGGTGTCGTTCTCGTGATCCGGCTGGCGCCCTGGCTCGAGCAGAAACTCGACGTCGTCGCAGGCTGGTTGCCGGAGTTCCTTGGCGGGATCCTGCGCGAGGCCGGTCGCGGTTTCTTGCGCAGTCTCGCCGGGCTCGCAGACATGAGAGTGCTCGTGCCGGTGTTTGTCTTCACGACCGTCATCTGGCTCCTGACCGTCAGCAGTTTCATGGCGGTTGCGCTCGCACTCGACATCGACGCTCCGCTGATCGCTCTGGGTTTCGCCACGACGGTCATTGTCGCGCTGGCCGTCTCGGTGCCTTCTGCGCCGGGTTTCATTGGGGTGTTCTGGGCGGGCTCGGAGGTGGCGCTCGGGCTCTTCGACATTCCGAAATCTATGGGCTTCACCTTCGGCGTCTTGAGTTGGCTCGTGCAACTCGTCGTGATTGTGCTGATGGGTATGTGGTCGATGTCGCGTCTGAAGCTCTCGCTAGCAGACGTTCGTGAAGCGGCCTCGTCGGAGGAGTCGGCGTGA
- a CDS encoding Mrp/NBP35 family ATP-binding protein, which produces MSDDKASLEDAKEALRSVTYPGFPRDIVTLGMVAGLEGLDGAIRVNLRLPAGRTEPPEQMQTDMAAALAPLGLRLEIRVAAPAARPQAPAAAPATPDKILLPDVKAVIAVSSAKGGVGKSTVATNLACAFAEAGFQTGLLDADVYGPSLPILMGVQQRPKAAGENKFHPVVQHGVKCVSMGFFLDEESPVIWRGPMVAGLLQQFLRDCMWGSLDILVIDLPPGTGDAQLTLAQQVPLSGAVLVTTPQEVAVRDVMRGLRMFGQVQVPMLGVIENMSHFRCPECGAQEALFGHGGGDRVAEASGLPVLARIPVEAAVREHGDGGQPIVAAAPDSDAARVFTELASQLSDMVGIVAAEPSSRGA; this is translated from the coding sequence ATGAGCGACGACAAGGCCAGTCTCGAAGACGCGAAGGAAGCACTCCGTTCCGTTACGTACCCCGGGTTCCCTCGGGACATCGTGACTTTGGGCATGGTGGCGGGCCTGGAGGGCCTCGACGGTGCCATTCGGGTGAACCTCCGCCTGCCCGCCGGGCGCACGGAGCCGCCCGAGCAGATGCAGACCGACATGGCGGCAGCCCTCGCTCCGCTGGGCCTTCGGCTCGAGATCCGAGTCGCCGCGCCGGCGGCTAGGCCGCAGGCCCCGGCGGCGGCTCCAGCGACGCCGGACAAGATCCTGCTTCCGGACGTGAAAGCGGTGATTGCCGTTTCCAGTGCCAAGGGTGGGGTGGGCAAATCGACCGTTGCCACGAACCTGGCCTGTGCGTTTGCCGAGGCCGGCTTCCAGACGGGCCTGCTCGATGCCGACGTCTACGGTCCGAGCCTTCCGATCCTCATGGGGGTTCAGCAGCGGCCTAAGGCAGCCGGTGAGAACAAGTTCCATCCCGTCGTCCAGCACGGAGTGAAGTGCGTTTCGATGGGCTTCTTCCTGGACGAGGAATCGCCCGTCATCTGGCGCGGGCCCATGGTCGCGGGACTGTTGCAGCAATTCCTGCGCGACTGCATGTGGGGCTCGCTCGACATCCTCGTGATCGATCTGCCGCCCGGGACGGGGGATGCCCAACTGACGCTCGCGCAGCAGGTGCCGCTCAGCGGGGCCGTGCTCGTCACGACGCCGCAGGAGGTCGCGGTGCGCGACGTGATGCGCGGGCTCCGAATGTTCGGTCAGGTTCAGGTTCCGATGCTCGGCGTGATCGAGAACATGAGTCACTTTCGCTGTCCGGAGTGCGGGGCACAGGAGGCGCTCTTCGGGCACGGGGGCGGCGACCGCGTAGCAGAGGCGTCGGGCCTTCCGGTCCTCGCGCGAATTCCCGTCGAAGCGGCGGTCCGCGAGCACGGTGACGGAGGCCAGCCCATCGTAGCCGCTGCACCCGACTCAGACGCCGCACGGGTCTTTACCGAACTCGCGAGCCAGCTCTCCGACATGGTCGGCATCGTCGCGGCCGAACCGTCGTCCCGCGGCGCGTGA